The Psychrobacter sp. LV10R520-6 genome includes a region encoding these proteins:
- the gcvH gene encoding glycine cleavage system protein GcvH gives MSNVPAELKYIASHEWLRLEDDGTITVGITDHAQDLLGDVVFVELPEVGANISVDEEISVVESVKAASDVYAPISGEVVAVNESLEDDPEIINSDPYGEGWFFRMKPDNMEDYEALMSADEYENEL, from the coding sequence ATGAGTAATGTCCCAGCAGAATTGAAATATATCGCCAGCCATGAGTGGTTACGCCTTGAAGACGACGGTACCATTACCGTTGGTATCACTGACCATGCCCAAGATTTATTAGGGGATGTGGTATTTGTTGAGCTGCCAGAAGTGGGTGCCAACATCTCTGTTGATGAAGAAATCTCAGTCGTTGAGTCTGTAAAAGCGGCATCTGATGTGTATGCGCCTATCTCAGGTGAAGTCGTTGCTGTCAATGAAAGCTTAGAGGATGACCCTGAAATCATCAACTCAGACCCGTATGGTGAAGGTTGGTTCTTTAGAATGAAGCCTGACAACATGGAAGACTATGAGGCGCTAATGAGTGCTGATGAGTATGAAAACGAGCTATAA